From Candidatus Hydrogenedentota bacterium:
GCTTTTTATATAAAGCAACGCCTAAGTCAGAGGAGCGCTTTTTTTGGAATAAGAATTGATGAGAAGAGGTCTATCTAGAGCTGTACATCTGAGCTTAGCGCGGCGGCGTCTTTGTGCCGCTCCAAAAAAGGATCTACTTCTTCGCTGATGAATTGAAGAACCTGTTCGGGCGCGCGTCCAACAAATTGGCGTAAATCCAAGACCGTATCCATTTCTTCGCGGGTCATGTTGATCTCGGGATCAGCTGCCAAGCGTTCGAGCAAATCATTTTCTGCACCCTCTTCTTTTACACAACGCCCGACTTCCTGCGCATGACCACGGATTATTTCATGGAGCCTTTGTCTGTCTCCACCCCGCCGTACACAAGCCATCAAAATGTTTTCAGACGCCATAAAAGGCAGTTCGCTCCAAATCCGTTTTTCAATGACCTTTGGATAGACACGAGGCGCTTCCATGACGTTGAGATAGAGATTGAGTACGGCATCGGCGGCGAGAAAAGCCTCGGGGATGCTGAGGCGGCGGATTGCGCTATCATCCAAGGTGCGCTCGAACCATTGGACGGCTGTCGTGAAGGCCCCGTGCAGGGGCGCTGTCATCAAAAATCGGGACAGGGCACAAATCCTTTCGCTGCGCATGGGATTGCGCTTGTAGGGCATTGCAGAACTGCCCACTTGAGAGGATTCAAATGGTTCTTCCATTTCCTTAAGATTTTGGAGCAGCCGCATATCGGTGCCGAACTTATGAGCTGATTCTCCAATCCCGGCGAGGACGTTCAAGAGTTGGGTGTCCACTTTGCGCGTATAGGTCTGTCCGGTAACAATATAGGCTTGTTCAAATCCAAGTTTTTCGGTGATCCGCTGATCTAAGAGCCTGACTTTCTCTTCATCTTGATTGAATAAGGCCATGAAGGAGGCTTGGGTTCCTGTGGCGCCTTTGATACCTCTGCAGCGCAGCCCGCGGAGCATCGTCTCTGCCTGGATGCCGTCGATCAGCAGATCTTGCGCCCACAAGCAAGCCCGTTTTCCAACCGTCACGAGCTGCGCGGGTTGGTAATGGGTGAAACCCAAGGCAGGCTGATCCTTCTGGGCGAGGGCGAATCGGCGTATCCGCGCCACTACGGCAGCCACTTTATTCAATATGAGCTGCATGGCTTCACGCATCAAAATGAGGTCTGTATTATCGCCAACGTAACAGCTGGTTGCGCCCAGATGAATGATGGGCCGTGCCTCGGGAGCAACATCGCCGAAAGCGTGAATATGTGCCATCACATCATGACGCGTTTGTTTTTCATAAGCCGCCGCTTTTTCGAAATCGATATCGTCAAGATGAGCACGCATCGCTTCAAGCTGGCTGTCGCTGATGTCAA
This genomic window contains:
- a CDS encoding adenylosuccinate lyase encodes the protein MTQEYSSPLVERFATPPMKKVWSAQKKFSTWRRCWLALAEAQQELGLDISDSQLEAMRAHLDDIDFEKAAAYEKQTRHDVMAHIHAFGDVAPEARPIIHLGATSCYVGDNTDLILMREAMQLILNKVAAVVARIRRFALAQKDQPALGFTHYQPAQLVTVGKRACLWAQDLLIDGIQAETMLRGLRCRGIKGATGTQASFMALFNQDEEKVRLLDQRITEKLGFEQAYIVTGQTYTRKVDTQLLNVLAGIGESAHKFGTDMRLLQNLKEMEEPFESSQVGSSAMPYKRNPMRSERICALSRFLMTAPLHGAFTTAVQWFERTLDDSAIRRLSIPEAFLAADAVLNLYLNVMEAPRVYPKVIEKRIWSELPFMASENILMACVRRGGDRQRLHEIIRGHAQEVGRCVKEEGAENDLLERLAADPEINMTREEMDTVLDLRQFVGRAPEQVLQFISEEVDPFLERHKDAAALSSDVQL